From the Thunnus albacares chromosome 24, fThuAlb1.1, whole genome shotgun sequence genome, one window contains:
- the cdadc1 gene encoding cytidine and dCMP deaminase domain-containing protein 1: protein MEESEINNRAEPGRARPGRDTRDSSTQTDSRAQGHGPRLSKVNLFTLLSLWLELFPQEQPEEDDQSGIRGMGLVVVRDSKVVGLHCSGPELHAGQAAIIQHGAHLADCHLYFSRRPCATCLKMIINAGVSQISFWPGDPEVSMLRSTSTNHSNCHSHSLADCITEEAALDAVATEKLKSNSRPHICVLLQPLTPGLAQFIDETSRECDFMERVTDDEPGQNIEELFNRERTRHLKDFSKQFLVGTSRQHRAILTQMGLENFCVEPNFSNLRYNMRELVEVLAAVAAGVPQQHYGFYREQSELPLAKSSPSPCHEGISQEVARHCVIQARLLAYRTEDPKVGVGAVIWAKGQSAGCDGTGCLYLVGCGYNAYPAGSQYAEYPQMDDKQEDRQRRKYRYIVHAEQNALTFRTRDIKPEVPTMLFVTKCPCDECIPLIKGAGITHIYTTNQDRGKDKGDISYLRFSSLKGISKFIWQRSPSVHSASSPHLANGNVGKHSRQTEQESHSNKKLCTNRSHDSTPVS from the exons ATGGAAGAAAGCGAGATAAACAACCGAGCCGAGCCGGGCCGGGCCAGGCCAGGTCGAGATACGAGAGACAGCAGCacccagacagacagcagagcacAAG GTCATGGCCCCCGGCTATCAAAGGTAAACTTGTTTACCTTGTTGAGTCTGTGGTTGGAGCTGTTCCCCCAAGAGCAACCTGAGGAGGATGACCAATCTGGG ATCCGTGGGATGGGTCTGGTGGTGGTGCGGGACAGCAAGGTGGTGGGACTCCACTGCTCAGGACCCGAGCTCCACGCAGGACAAGCAGCCATCATCCAACACGGTGCCCACCTGGCTGACTGTCATCTGTATTTCTCCAGGAGACCCTGCGCTACCTGCCTCAAGATGATCATCAACG CTGGAGTCAGTCAGATCTCCTTCTGGCCTGGAGACCCTGAGGTTAGCATGCTGAGATCCACCTCTACAAACCATTCAAACTGCCACTCACACAGCCTGGCTGACTGCATCACGGAGGAGGCCGCACTGGATGCCGTGGCAACAGAGAAGCTGAAGTCCAACAGCCGTCCCCACATCTGCGTGCTTCTGCAGCCGCTGACGCCCGGCCTGGCGCAGTTTATCGACGAGACGTCCAGGGAGTGTGATTTcatggagagagtgactgatGATGAACCCGGGCAGAACATAGAGGAGCTCTTCAACAG GGAGCGGACGAGACACCTGAAGGATTTCTCCAAACAGTTCCTGGTGGGGACGTCTCGGCAGCACCGGGCAATTTTGACTCAGATGGGTCTGGAGAACTTCTGTGTGGAGCCCAACTTCTCCAACCTGAGATACAACATGAGGGAGCTGGTGGAGGTTCTGGCTGCAGTGGCTGCTGGGGTGCCGCAGCAACACTACGGCTTCTACAG GGAACAGTCTGAGCTACCATTGGCCAAGTCCTCACCGTCTCCTTGTCATGAGGGAATATCCCAGGAGGTGGCTCGCCATTGCGTCATCCAAGCCAGGCTGTTGGCCTATAGAACAG AGGACCCGAAAGTGGGTGTGGGTGCTGTCATCTGGGCCAAAGGACAGTCG GCTGGCTGTGATGGAACAGGGTGTCTGTACCTGGTGGGTTGCGGTTACAACGCTTACCCAGCAGGCTCGCAGTACGCAGAGTACCCACAAATGGACGACAAacaagaagacagacagagacgcAAATACAGATACATCGTCCACGCAGAGCAGAACGCCCTCACCTTCAG GACTCGAGATATCAAACCAGAGGTGCCCACCATGCTGTTTGTAACAAAATGTCCGTGTGATGAGTGCATCCCTCTGATAAAAGGAGCCGGCATCACTCACATCTACACTACCAACCAGGACAGGGGCAAGGACAAGGGAGACATTTCCTACCTGCGATTCAGCAGCCTGAAGGGCATCAGCAAGTTCATA TGGCAGAGGAGTCCCTCAGTTCACTCAGCGTCTTCTCCTCACCTCGCTA ACGGTAATGTTGGGAAGCACAGCAGGCAGACTGAGCAGGAGAGCCACAGCAACAAGAAACTGTGCACCAACAGATCCCACGACTCCACTCCTGTCAGCTGA
- the rcbtb1 gene encoding RCC1 and BTB domain-containing protein 1 isoform X1 has protein sequence MTGRGQQRAHAASSLPEIKKTKKNIDAVNSGRSAGDNIGTTTELGDSRDGSAPCSPPPPASPPPPLPHVLPSPRHPPPIPPSPPLSVLTPPPRRGRLSFAGAMVDVSKWPLFCLLSNEELATVRQACVFGTSANEAIYITHGNEVFVFGLNCSSCLGTGDNLSTIVPKKLDFLRGKKVVSLSYGSGPHVVLATEDGQIFAWGHNGYSQLGNGTTNQGLSPVLVTAILQNKKVKEVSCGSHHSMALTQDGEVYAWGYNNCGQIGSGSTANQPYPRKVTSCLQGKNAVGIACGQTSSMAVVDNGEVYGWGYNGNGQLGIGNNGNQLTPCRLSALQGLCIQQVVSGYGHCLALTDEGLLYAWGANTYGQLGTGNKSNSLTPVQIMADKERIVEVAACHSTHTSAAKTQSGQVYMWGQCRGQSIVLPHLTHFTNTDDVFACFATPSVMWRLMSMEHDDFLTVSEALRKEFDSPETADLKFSVDGKCIHVHKAVLKIRCEHFRSMFRSQWTEDQQDVIEIGQFSYPVYRSFLQFLYTDTVDLPPEDAIGLLDLATSYCENRLKRLCQQIIKRGITVENAFTLLSAAIRYDAEDLEEFCFRFCVNHLTQVTQTGAFWQVDGAMLKEFISRASRCGAFKN, from the exons ATGACCGGAAGGGGGCAGCAGCGCGCCCATGCAGCGTCTAGTCTGCCGGAAAtaaagaagacgaagaagaatATCGACGCAGTCAACTCAGGCAGATCTGCTGGTGACAACATAGGGACAACGACTGAACTCGG TGACAGCAGGGATGGTTCTGCTCCTTGCTCCCCACCTCCACCAGCatcgcctcctcctcctctccctcacgTCCTCCCTTCTCCACGCCACCCCCCTCCtattcctccctctcctcccctgtCAGTCCTGACTCCTCCTCCCCGACGAGGAAGGCTGAGTTTTGCGGGAGCCATGGTGGACGTCAGTAAGTGGCCCCTGTTCTGTCTGCTGAGCAACGAGGAACTAGCCACGGTCCGACAGGCCTGTGTTTTCGGGACTTCTGCTAACGAAGCTATCTACATCACACATGGCAACGAG GTATTTGTGTTTGGGTTGAACTGCAGTAGCTGCCTCGGTACAGGAGACAATCTGAGCACCATTGTGCCAAAGAAACTGGACTTCCTGCGGGGGAAGAAGGTAGTCAGCCTGAGCTATGGCAGCGGGCCACATGTCGTATTGGCTACTGAGG ATGGACAGATTTTTGCTTGGGGACACAATGGCTACAGTCAGCTGGGGAATGGGACTACCAACCAGGGACTGTCCCCGGTGCTGGTCACCGCTATCCTACAGAACAAGAAAGTGAAAGAGGTGTCATGTGGTTCACATCACTCCATGGCCCTCACTCAGGACGGAGAG GTCTATGCATGGGGTTATAATAACTGCGGTCAGATCGGCTCAGGCTCCACAGCCAACCAGCCCTACCCGAGGAAAGTCACCAGCTGCCTGCAGGGCAAGAACGCAGTTGGCATCGCATGCGGACAGACGTCCTCCATGGCTGTGGTGGACAATGGAGAG GTTTATGGGTGGGGTTACAATGGAAATGGACAGCTGGGTATTGGCAACAATGGAAACCAGCTGACGCCTTGCCGCCTCTCTGCCCTGCAAGGGCTGTGTATTCAACAG GTCGTATCGGGCTACGGTCACTGCCTGGCGCTAACAGACGAAGGGCTGCTGTACGCCTGGGGAGCAAACACCTACGGTCAACTGGGAACTGGCAACAAAAGCAACAGTCTCACGCCAGTACAAATCATGGCTGACAAAGAGAG GATTGTAGAGGTGGCAGCATGCCATTCAACACATACTTCAGCAGCCAAGACCCAAAGTGGGCAG GTGTACATGTGGGGTCAGTGTCGGGGCCAATCCATCGTCCTGCCGCACCTCACGCACTTCACCAACACTGACGACGTCTTCGCCTGCTTCGCCACACCCTCTGTCATGTGGAGGCTTATGTCCATGG AGCATGATGACTTCCTGACTGTTTCCGAGGCTCTGAGGAAAGAGTTCGACAGTCCAGAAACGGCCGACCTCAAGTTCAGCGTTGACGGCAAATGCATCCACGTTCACAAGGCTGTGCTGAagatcag GTGTGAGCATTTCCGCTCAATGTTTCGCTCTCAATGGACGGAGGATCAGCAGGACGTGATAGAGATCGGCCAGTTCTCTTACCCCGTCTACCGATCCTTCCTGCAGTTTCTCTACACAGACACTGTTGACCTTCCACCGGAGGACGCCATCG GCCTGTTGGACCTCGCCACCTCTTACTGTGAAAACCGCCTGAAACGTCTGTGTCAACAGATCATCAAGAGAGGCATCACTGTCGAAAACGCCTTCACCCTGCTGTCTGCCGCCATCCGATACGACGCAGAG GACCTGGAAGAGTTTTGTTTCAGGTTTTGTGTAAACCACCTGACTCAGGTGACTCAGACTGGAGCCTTCTGGCAGGTCGACGGAGCGATGCTCAAGGAGTTTATCAGCAGGGCTAGCCGCTGCGGAGCATTCAAGAACTGA
- the rcbtb1 gene encoding RCC1 and BTB domain-containing protein 1 isoform X2, with product MERCFSDSRDGSAPCSPPPPASPPPPLPHVLPSPRHPPPIPPSPPLSVLTPPPRRGRLSFAGAMVDVSKWPLFCLLSNEELATVRQACVFGTSANEAIYITHGNEVFVFGLNCSSCLGTGDNLSTIVPKKLDFLRGKKVVSLSYGSGPHVVLATEDGQIFAWGHNGYSQLGNGTTNQGLSPVLVTAILQNKKVKEVSCGSHHSMALTQDGEVYAWGYNNCGQIGSGSTANQPYPRKVTSCLQGKNAVGIACGQTSSMAVVDNGEVYGWGYNGNGQLGIGNNGNQLTPCRLSALQGLCIQQVVSGYGHCLALTDEGLLYAWGANTYGQLGTGNKSNSLTPVQIMADKERIVEVAACHSTHTSAAKTQSGQVYMWGQCRGQSIVLPHLTHFTNTDDVFACFATPSVMWRLMSMEHDDFLTVSEALRKEFDSPETADLKFSVDGKCIHVHKAVLKIRCEHFRSMFRSQWTEDQQDVIEIGQFSYPVYRSFLQFLYTDTVDLPPEDAIGLLDLATSYCENRLKRLCQQIIKRGITVENAFTLLSAAIRYDAEDLEEFCFRFCVNHLTQVTQTGAFWQVDGAMLKEFISRASRCGAFKN from the exons ATGGAGCGATGCTTTAG TGACAGCAGGGATGGTTCTGCTCCTTGCTCCCCACCTCCACCAGCatcgcctcctcctcctctccctcacgTCCTCCCTTCTCCACGCCACCCCCCTCCtattcctccctctcctcccctgtCAGTCCTGACTCCTCCTCCCCGACGAGGAAGGCTGAGTTTTGCGGGAGCCATGGTGGACGTCAGTAAGTGGCCCCTGTTCTGTCTGCTGAGCAACGAGGAACTAGCCACGGTCCGACAGGCCTGTGTTTTCGGGACTTCTGCTAACGAAGCTATCTACATCACACATGGCAACGAG GTATTTGTGTTTGGGTTGAACTGCAGTAGCTGCCTCGGTACAGGAGACAATCTGAGCACCATTGTGCCAAAGAAACTGGACTTCCTGCGGGGGAAGAAGGTAGTCAGCCTGAGCTATGGCAGCGGGCCACATGTCGTATTGGCTACTGAGG ATGGACAGATTTTTGCTTGGGGACACAATGGCTACAGTCAGCTGGGGAATGGGACTACCAACCAGGGACTGTCCCCGGTGCTGGTCACCGCTATCCTACAGAACAAGAAAGTGAAAGAGGTGTCATGTGGTTCACATCACTCCATGGCCCTCACTCAGGACGGAGAG GTCTATGCATGGGGTTATAATAACTGCGGTCAGATCGGCTCAGGCTCCACAGCCAACCAGCCCTACCCGAGGAAAGTCACCAGCTGCCTGCAGGGCAAGAACGCAGTTGGCATCGCATGCGGACAGACGTCCTCCATGGCTGTGGTGGACAATGGAGAG GTTTATGGGTGGGGTTACAATGGAAATGGACAGCTGGGTATTGGCAACAATGGAAACCAGCTGACGCCTTGCCGCCTCTCTGCCCTGCAAGGGCTGTGTATTCAACAG GTCGTATCGGGCTACGGTCACTGCCTGGCGCTAACAGACGAAGGGCTGCTGTACGCCTGGGGAGCAAACACCTACGGTCAACTGGGAACTGGCAACAAAAGCAACAGTCTCACGCCAGTACAAATCATGGCTGACAAAGAGAG GATTGTAGAGGTGGCAGCATGCCATTCAACACATACTTCAGCAGCCAAGACCCAAAGTGGGCAG GTGTACATGTGGGGTCAGTGTCGGGGCCAATCCATCGTCCTGCCGCACCTCACGCACTTCACCAACACTGACGACGTCTTCGCCTGCTTCGCCACACCCTCTGTCATGTGGAGGCTTATGTCCATGG AGCATGATGACTTCCTGACTGTTTCCGAGGCTCTGAGGAAAGAGTTCGACAGTCCAGAAACGGCCGACCTCAAGTTCAGCGTTGACGGCAAATGCATCCACGTTCACAAGGCTGTGCTGAagatcag GTGTGAGCATTTCCGCTCAATGTTTCGCTCTCAATGGACGGAGGATCAGCAGGACGTGATAGAGATCGGCCAGTTCTCTTACCCCGTCTACCGATCCTTCCTGCAGTTTCTCTACACAGACACTGTTGACCTTCCACCGGAGGACGCCATCG GCCTGTTGGACCTCGCCACCTCTTACTGTGAAAACCGCCTGAAACGTCTGTGTCAACAGATCATCAAGAGAGGCATCACTGTCGAAAACGCCTTCACCCTGCTGTCTGCCGCCATCCGATACGACGCAGAG GACCTGGAAGAGTTTTGTTTCAGGTTTTGTGTAAACCACCTGACTCAGGTGACTCAGACTGGAGCCTTCTGGCAGGTCGACGGAGCGATGCTCAAGGAGTTTATCAGCAGGGCTAGCCGCTGCGGAGCATTCAAGAACTGA
- the rcbtb1 gene encoding RCC1 and BTB domain-containing protein 1 isoform X4 → MTGRGQQRAHAASSLPEIKKTKKNIDAVNSGRSAGDNIGTTTELGDSRDGSAPCSPPPPASPPPPLPHVLPSPRHPPPIPPSPPLSVLTPPPRRGRLSFAGAMVDVSKWPLFCLLSNEELATVRQACVFGTSANEAIYITHGNEVFVFGLNCSSCLGTGDNLSTIVPKKLDFLRGKKVVSLSYGSGPHVVLATEDGQIFAWGHNGYSQLGNGTTNQGLSPVLVTAILQNKKVKEVSCGSHHSMALTQDGEVYAWGYNNCGQIGSGSTANQPYPRKVTSCLQGKNAVGIACGQTSSMAVVDNGEVYGWGYNGNGQLGIGNNGNQLTPCRLSALQGLCIQQVVSGYGHCLALTDEGLLYAWGANTYGQLGTGNKSNSLTPVQIMADKERIVEVAACHSTHTSAAKTQSGQVYMWGQCRGQSIVLPHLTHFTNTDDVFACFATPSVMWRLMSMA, encoded by the exons ATGACCGGAAGGGGGCAGCAGCGCGCCCATGCAGCGTCTAGTCTGCCGGAAAtaaagaagacgaagaagaatATCGACGCAGTCAACTCAGGCAGATCTGCTGGTGACAACATAGGGACAACGACTGAACTCGG TGACAGCAGGGATGGTTCTGCTCCTTGCTCCCCACCTCCACCAGCatcgcctcctcctcctctccctcacgTCCTCCCTTCTCCACGCCACCCCCCTCCtattcctccctctcctcccctgtCAGTCCTGACTCCTCCTCCCCGACGAGGAAGGCTGAGTTTTGCGGGAGCCATGGTGGACGTCAGTAAGTGGCCCCTGTTCTGTCTGCTGAGCAACGAGGAACTAGCCACGGTCCGACAGGCCTGTGTTTTCGGGACTTCTGCTAACGAAGCTATCTACATCACACATGGCAACGAG GTATTTGTGTTTGGGTTGAACTGCAGTAGCTGCCTCGGTACAGGAGACAATCTGAGCACCATTGTGCCAAAGAAACTGGACTTCCTGCGGGGGAAGAAGGTAGTCAGCCTGAGCTATGGCAGCGGGCCACATGTCGTATTGGCTACTGAGG ATGGACAGATTTTTGCTTGGGGACACAATGGCTACAGTCAGCTGGGGAATGGGACTACCAACCAGGGACTGTCCCCGGTGCTGGTCACCGCTATCCTACAGAACAAGAAAGTGAAAGAGGTGTCATGTGGTTCACATCACTCCATGGCCCTCACTCAGGACGGAGAG GTCTATGCATGGGGTTATAATAACTGCGGTCAGATCGGCTCAGGCTCCACAGCCAACCAGCCCTACCCGAGGAAAGTCACCAGCTGCCTGCAGGGCAAGAACGCAGTTGGCATCGCATGCGGACAGACGTCCTCCATGGCTGTGGTGGACAATGGAGAG GTTTATGGGTGGGGTTACAATGGAAATGGACAGCTGGGTATTGGCAACAATGGAAACCAGCTGACGCCTTGCCGCCTCTCTGCCCTGCAAGGGCTGTGTATTCAACAG GTCGTATCGGGCTACGGTCACTGCCTGGCGCTAACAGACGAAGGGCTGCTGTACGCCTGGGGAGCAAACACCTACGGTCAACTGGGAACTGGCAACAAAAGCAACAGTCTCACGCCAGTACAAATCATGGCTGACAAAGAGAG GATTGTAGAGGTGGCAGCATGCCATTCAACACATACTTCAGCAGCCAAGACCCAAAGTGGGCAG GTGTACATGTGGGGTCAGTGTCGGGGCCAATCCATCGTCCTGCCGCACCTCACGCACTTCACCAACACTGACGACGTCTTCGCCTGCTTCGCCACACCCTCTGTCATGTGGAGGCTTATGTCCATGG CATGA
- the rcbtb1 gene encoding RCC1 and BTB domain-containing protein 1 isoform X3 encodes MTGRGQQRAHAASSLPEIKKTKKNIDAVNSGRSAGDNIGTTTELGDSRDGSAPCSPPPPASPPPPLPHVLPSPRHPPPIPPSPPLSVLTPPPRRGRLSFAGAMVDVSKWPLFCLLSNEELATVRQACVFGTSANEAIYITHGNEVFVFGLNCSSCLGTGDNLSTIVPKKLDFLRGKKVVSLSYGSGPHVVLATEDGQIFAWGHNGYSQLGNGTTNQGLSPVLVTAILQNKKVKEVSCGSHHSMALTQDGEVYAWGYNNCGQIGSGSTANQPYPRKVTSCLQGKNAVGIACGQTSSMAVVDNGEVYGWGYNGNGQLGIGNNGNQLTPCRLSALQGLCIQQVVSGYGHCLALTDEGLLYAWGANTYGQLGTGNKSNSLTPVQIMADKERIVEVAACHSTHTSAAKTQSGQVYMWGQCRGQSIVLPHLTHFTNTDDVFACFATPSVMWRLMSMGEGVSPQLSVIA; translated from the exons ATGACCGGAAGGGGGCAGCAGCGCGCCCATGCAGCGTCTAGTCTGCCGGAAAtaaagaagacgaagaagaatATCGACGCAGTCAACTCAGGCAGATCTGCTGGTGACAACATAGGGACAACGACTGAACTCGG TGACAGCAGGGATGGTTCTGCTCCTTGCTCCCCACCTCCACCAGCatcgcctcctcctcctctccctcacgTCCTCCCTTCTCCACGCCACCCCCCTCCtattcctccctctcctcccctgtCAGTCCTGACTCCTCCTCCCCGACGAGGAAGGCTGAGTTTTGCGGGAGCCATGGTGGACGTCAGTAAGTGGCCCCTGTTCTGTCTGCTGAGCAACGAGGAACTAGCCACGGTCCGACAGGCCTGTGTTTTCGGGACTTCTGCTAACGAAGCTATCTACATCACACATGGCAACGAG GTATTTGTGTTTGGGTTGAACTGCAGTAGCTGCCTCGGTACAGGAGACAATCTGAGCACCATTGTGCCAAAGAAACTGGACTTCCTGCGGGGGAAGAAGGTAGTCAGCCTGAGCTATGGCAGCGGGCCACATGTCGTATTGGCTACTGAGG ATGGACAGATTTTTGCTTGGGGACACAATGGCTACAGTCAGCTGGGGAATGGGACTACCAACCAGGGACTGTCCCCGGTGCTGGTCACCGCTATCCTACAGAACAAGAAAGTGAAAGAGGTGTCATGTGGTTCACATCACTCCATGGCCCTCACTCAGGACGGAGAG GTCTATGCATGGGGTTATAATAACTGCGGTCAGATCGGCTCAGGCTCCACAGCCAACCAGCCCTACCCGAGGAAAGTCACCAGCTGCCTGCAGGGCAAGAACGCAGTTGGCATCGCATGCGGACAGACGTCCTCCATGGCTGTGGTGGACAATGGAGAG GTTTATGGGTGGGGTTACAATGGAAATGGACAGCTGGGTATTGGCAACAATGGAAACCAGCTGACGCCTTGCCGCCTCTCTGCCCTGCAAGGGCTGTGTATTCAACAG GTCGTATCGGGCTACGGTCACTGCCTGGCGCTAACAGACGAAGGGCTGCTGTACGCCTGGGGAGCAAACACCTACGGTCAACTGGGAACTGGCAACAAAAGCAACAGTCTCACGCCAGTACAAATCATGGCTGACAAAGAGAG GATTGTAGAGGTGGCAGCATGCCATTCAACACATACTTCAGCAGCCAAGACCCAAAGTGGGCAG GTGTACATGTGGGGTCAGTGTCGGGGCCAATCCATCGTCCTGCCGCACCTCACGCACTTCACCAACACTGACGACGTCTTCGCCTGCTTCGCCACACCCTCTGTCATGTGGAGGCTTATGTCCATGGGTGAGGGCGTCAGTCCACAACTGTCTGTCAT AGCATGA